The Gouania willdenowi chromosome 7, fGouWil2.1, whole genome shotgun sequence genome includes a window with the following:
- the LOC114467192 gene encoding uncharacterized protein LOC114467192 isoform X1, whose protein sequence is MYWLRPVALNLAFSDDVLVYVKRIITRSCAETLSKMAWITFFFLLSCLPVGIVMFPSPDLQQKTIEAVKGSDVILPCKIKWNDSVEVVLLTREGISGPYVLFHRANKLETDHQDPSYVGRVNTTMADGEVSMVLKDVTDTDEGVYQCFVGTTNTEWVHVRNVTLAVKPAEVPDGNHGERQQNVDASVLIGIVLLLLLLLIAVTLYFLPFYIVKTVCGFFGHAAF, encoded by the exons ATGTATTGGCTGCGTCCTGTGGCCTTAAACTTAGCTTTCAGTGATGACGTGTTAGTTTACGTAAAACGCATCATCACACGATCATGCGCAGAAACATTAAGCAAAATGGCGTGGATCACGTTCTTTTTTCTATTGTCCTGCTTGCCAGTCGGCATTGTGATGTTTCCTTCCCCTG ATTTGCAGCAGAAAACCATTGAGGCTGTTAAGGGAAGTGATGTCATACTTCCATGTAAGATCAAGTGGAATGACTCGGTTGAAGTGGTATTGTTGACAAGAGAGGGCATTTCTGGACCATATGTCCTGTTTCATCGGGCCAATAAACTGGAAACTGATCACCAGGATCCATCGTATGTAGGCCGTGTGAACACAACGATggctgatggagaagtgtcCATGGTCCTGAAGGATGTGACAGATACAGATGAAGGGGTCTATCAGTGTTTTGTTGGTACAACAAACACCGAATGGGTTCATGTTCGCAATGTGACCCTGGCCGTGAAACCTGCTGAAG TTCCTGATGGAAATCATGGGGAAAGACAGCAAAACGTAGATGCTTCGGTCCTTATAGGGAttgttctgctgctgctgctgctgctgattgcAGTGACGCTGTATTTTCTCCCATTCTACATTGTGAAAACTGTCTGTGGTTTTTTTGGGCATGCAGCATTCTGA
- the LOC114467192 gene encoding uncharacterized protein LOC114467192 isoform X2, with amino-acid sequence MTISLFFLLSCLPVGIVMFPSPDLQQKTIEAVKGSDVILPCKIKWNDSVEVVLLTREGISGPYVLFHRANKLETDHQDPSYVGRVNTTMADGEVSMVLKDVTDTDEGVYQCFVGTTNTEWVHVRNVTLAVKPAEVPDGNHGERQQNVDASVLIGIVLLLLLLLIAVTLYFLPFYIVKTVCGFFGHAAF; translated from the exons ATGACGATCTCGTTGTTCTTTCTATTGTCCTGCTTGCCAGTCGGCATTGTGATGTTTCCTTCCCCTG ATTTGCAGCAGAAAACCATTGAGGCTGTTAAGGGAAGTGATGTCATACTTCCATGTAAGATCAAGTGGAATGACTCGGTTGAAGTGGTATTGTTGACAAGAGAGGGCATTTCTGGACCATATGTCCTGTTTCATCGGGCCAATAAACTGGAAACTGATCACCAGGATCCATCGTATGTAGGCCGTGTGAACACAACGATggctgatggagaagtgtcCATGGTCCTGAAGGATGTGACAGATACAGATGAAGGGGTCTATCAGTGTTTTGTTGGTACAACAAACACCGAATGGGTTCATGTTCGCAATGTGACCCTGGCCGTGAAACCTGCTGAAG TTCCTGATGGAAATCATGGGGAAAGACAGCAAAACGTAGATGCTTCGGTCCTTATAGGGAttgttctgctgctgctgctgctgctgattgcAGTGACGCTGTATTTTCTCCCATTCTACATTGTGAAAACTGTCTGTGGTTTTTTTGGGCATGCAGCATTCTGA
- the LOC114467192 gene encoding uncharacterized protein LOC114467192 isoform X3 has protein sequence MKRGDLGRRCNFMYLLKQCFQDLQQKTIEAVKGSDVILPCKIKWNDSVEVVLLTREGISGPYVLFHRANKLETDHQDPSYVGRVNTTMADGEVSMVLKDVTDTDEGVYQCFVGTTNTEWVHVRNVTLAVKPAEVPDGNHGERQQNVDASVLIGIVLLLLLLLIAVTLYFLPFYIVKTVCGFFGHAAF, from the exons ATGAAGAGGGGTGATCTTGGAAGAAGATGTAATTTTATGTATCTACTTAAACAATGTTTCCAGG ATTTGCAGCAGAAAACCATTGAGGCTGTTAAGGGAAGTGATGTCATACTTCCATGTAAGATCAAGTGGAATGACTCGGTTGAAGTGGTATTGTTGACAAGAGAGGGCATTTCTGGACCATATGTCCTGTTTCATCGGGCCAATAAACTGGAAACTGATCACCAGGATCCATCGTATGTAGGCCGTGTGAACACAACGATggctgatggagaagtgtcCATGGTCCTGAAGGATGTGACAGATACAGATGAAGGGGTCTATCAGTGTTTTGTTGGTACAACAAACACCGAATGGGTTCATGTTCGCAATGTGACCCTGGCCGTGAAACCTGCTGAAG TTCCTGATGGAAATCATGGGGAAAGACAGCAAAACGTAGATGCTTCGGTCCTTATAGGGAttgttctgctgctgctgctgctgctgattgcAGTGACGCTGTATTTTCTCCCATTCTACATTGTGAAAACTGTCTGTGGTTTTTTTGGGCATGCAGCATTCTGA